Genomic window (Corynebacterium simulans):
GAAGTTGCGTTGCTTTACCCCGGCAAGCGCATCGGCGGCATAAAGCGCCCGAGTCCGCGCGACAATAGCCATATCGAGGTACACCTTGTAATCGACGTCGCGAAGCGCATTCCGGTTGCCACAATCGCGGACGCCGCCCGCACCGCGGCGCTCGAGGCCTGCCCGGGACTGCAACGCGTTGATGTCGTCGTGGCTGATGCTTTAAGCAGCGCACTGGAAGATTAAGAAGGAAGATTATGAAGAACTACTCCACGCTGGGCATTGTTGCCGGTCTGGTTTTGGCCTTTTTCATCCACCTTGGCCTGTGGCCCACGGTGTTGGCCATCCTGCTTGCCGCCATCGGTGGTGTTGTAGGTGCGCACTTCGACGGCCGTATCGACCTCACCGCCGTGTGGTATGGAATTATCGGCAAGGATAAAGGGCAGGGATAATGCCATCTGCCACGCCACAACAGCGCACTGATGGCACCTTGCGGTTTACGCACAAGGCTCTCGAACACATTGTCACTAGCGCCATCGCTTCCGTCCCCGGGACCGAAGCCATCGACGCCAAGCTCGCCGGCTTAGCTGGGCGCGCATTTCCGCGCCTGCTTATCCAGAGCGATCCTGCTTCCGAGGTGCTAGCGGTGGATGCCTCGATCGCGGTGACCTGGCCGAGTCCTGTCACAGACGTAGCGAAGTCGACCCGCAAAGCCATCGAGGAATGGGTTGCGGCCTATACCGGCTACCGCACCACCCGCGTCAACGTCACCGTTGCCGCAGCAGTACCGGGCGAGCGCGTGTCAGGCCCTGCCGTCGACGCGCGACAAACGCCACGGGCAATCACTCCGCGGTCACTTCCGGAGCGCCAGCTTAAACCGATAACCACCAACCATACGGTGCCAATACGCAATATAGATGCGCCTGCCCCGCAAACGGTGCGCTCTAT
Coding sequences:
- a CDS encoding DUF2273 domain-containing protein, encoding MKNYSTLGIVAGLVLAFFIHLGLWPTVLAILLAAIGGVVGAHFDGRIDLTAVWYGIIGKDKGQG
- a CDS encoding Asp23/Gls24 family envelope stress response protein — translated: MPSATPQQRTDGTLRFTHKALEHIVTSAIASVPGTEAIDAKLAGLAGRAFPRLLIQSDPASEVLAVDASIAVTWPSPVTDVAKSTRKAIEEWVAAYTGYRTTRVNVTVAAAVPGERVSGPAVDARQTPRAITPRSLPERQLKPITTNHTVPIRNIDAPAPQTVRSIDADSAPLHVASVHAPEPTRLLQVKPPTPSHIRPVAAPNPVAVRSVAAPRPLQPRPVSAPRPVALRTVHVPEPAPVRQPSLQGTAPVRHVVAPRPQPLREITIRPMYRGGQDV